The following coding sequences lie in one Pseudoalteromonas sp. Scap06 genomic window:
- a CDS encoding tetratricopeptide repeat protein, giving the protein MTTLGFDEHDESYIEDAYDDFLPPAIYRCIKAEAKWDPQIDLTPSLEILTEFEQQIETICSQTRDAHDRLEQLLDCFYSQWLFSASSLKVPEYKLNSISYTLSMRSGTPTTLAILLCHFLQHAKLDASVSITQGEVGIHVAMSDDEGYIVEPSSGQQSWYIIPENTNEDNAQEQEPLELIFEDEVYKLFLAQQKWSFISENKFGHALTCVDLLMEMLGDDPYERRDRGYLLNQLGCPKMARDDLQFFVDECPDDPAIEVIQHQIEELEDNHKTHH; this is encoded by the coding sequence ATGACCACCCTCGGGTTTGATGAACACGATGAATCTTATATAGAAGATGCCTACGATGATTTTTTGCCACCGGCAATATATCGTTGTATTAAAGCAGAAGCTAAATGGGACCCTCAAATAGACTTAACACCAAGTCTTGAAATATTGACTGAGTTTGAGCAACAAATAGAGACTATTTGTTCGCAAACACGCGATGCACATGATCGTTTAGAACAACTACTTGATTGCTTTTACAGTCAGTGGTTATTTAGTGCGTCAAGCCTTAAAGTACCTGAGTACAAGCTAAACAGTATTAGCTACACCTTATCTATGCGCAGTGGTACACCCACGACCTTAGCTATTTTGTTATGCCATTTTTTACAGCATGCAAAACTTGATGCTAGTGTAAGCATAACTCAAGGCGAAGTGGGCATTCACGTCGCAATGAGCGATGATGAAGGGTACATTGTTGAGCCAAGTAGTGGTCAACAAAGCTGGTATATCATTCCTGAAAATACCAACGAAGATAATGCACAAGAGCAAGAGCCTCTTGAGCTTATTTTTGAAGACGAAGTATATAAATTATTTTTAGCGCAACAAAAATGGTCTTTTATTAGTGAGAACAAATTTGGTCATGCGTTAACTTGCGTTGATTTGTTAATGGAAATGCTAGGGGATGATCCCTATGAGCGACGCGACAGAGGCTATTTACTAAATCAGCTAGGCTGCCCTAAAATGGCACGAGATGATTTACAATTTTTTGTTGATGAGTGTCCCGACGACCCTGCTATTGAAGTCATCCAACATCAAATCGAAGAACTTGAAGATAATCATAAGACCCACCATTAA
- a CDS encoding SirB2 family protein, translating into MDYLALKHTHMAIALVSIILFYVRSFSRMGSGSLAKNKVVFIGSHSIDTLLIISAITLMAMAKINPLEQLWLLEKIVLVVIYIAVGIISAKQTTTLPKVMFLVFNTAVILAIGFLATAKAPLLL; encoded by the coding sequence ATGGATTATTTAGCATTAAAACATACGCACATGGCGATTGCGCTAGTGAGTATTATTTTATTTTATGTACGTTCTTTTTCTCGCATGGGCAGTGGCAGCCTTGCTAAAAATAAAGTGGTTTTCATTGGTAGCCACAGTATAGATACCTTACTAATTATTTCGGCTATTACTTTAATGGCCATGGCTAAAATAAACCCACTAGAGCAACTTTGGCTATTAGAAAAAATTGTGCTGGTGGTTATTTATATCGCCGTTGGGATTATTAGTGCCAAGCAAACCACAACATTACCTAAAGTTATGTTTTTAGTGTTTAACACTGCGGTTATCTTAGCTATTGGCTTTTTAGCAACTGCTAAAGCCCCGCTATTGTTGTAA
- a CDS encoding DUF3369 domain-containing protein, giving the protein MEDFLFSNEQPPEVACEEQGTWKVLIVDDEPEVHAVTRLALSDFKFQDKRLEFISAYSGAEAKKLIDEHPDAAIILLDVVMETDDAGLQVAKYIRDTVKNNYIRIILRTGQPGQAPERQVIVNYDINDYKSKTELTAQKLFTVMMASLRSYRDIISIEQSREGLEKIITASRNIFATHSMDNFIEGVMQQLTSLLNVADEAMYATTLVAQNPSEELNKKLIVCSGTGDFAKREGEELETVLAADQLLACQEALANKAIVYKDDYLFAYCSSKFNHNSMLFVSGVPSKLTDTQRNLIEIFSQNVQLAFENVQLHTEVEATQQELVYRLSEAVEQRSCETGNHVKRVAYICYELAIGYGLSEEQANLIRFASPLHDVGKIGIPDAILNKPGKLNSDEWEVMKTHAGKGYAILKDSPRKIVSAGALIAQQHHEKWDGSGYPCGLKGESIDIFARIVALADVYDALRHKRCYKGAWTLEEAVAEINANKGTHFDPKLVDVFNDKLEELEAVILRFPDKTHN; this is encoded by the coding sequence ATGGAAGATTTTTTATTTTCAAATGAACAACCACCTGAAGTAGCATGTGAAGAGCAAGGGACATGGAAAGTTTTAATAGTTGATGATGAGCCTGAGGTTCATGCTGTTACACGTTTAGCTTTAAGTGACTTTAAGTTCCAAGATAAACGGTTGGAATTTATAAGCGCATATTCAGGCGCAGAGGCAAAAAAGTTAATTGATGAGCACCCAGATGCAGCCATCATCCTACTCGATGTTGTAATGGAAACAGACGACGCTGGTTTGCAAGTCGCGAAGTACATACGCGATACCGTTAAAAATAATTACATTCGTATCATTTTACGTACAGGGCAACCAGGTCAAGCGCCGGAGCGTCAAGTCATTGTCAATTACGACATAAATGACTACAAATCTAAAACAGAACTCACCGCACAAAAACTATTCACCGTTATGATGGCTAGCCTTCGTTCGTATCGCGATATTATTTCTATTGAGCAGTCACGTGAAGGCCTAGAAAAAATAATCACTGCTTCTCGCAATATTTTTGCAACTCATTCAATGGATAATTTTATTGAAGGAGTGATGCAGCAGCTAACCTCCTTGCTTAATGTGGCCGACGAAGCTATGTATGCCACTACCTTAGTAGCGCAAAATCCGTCAGAGGAATTAAATAAAAAACTGATTGTTTGCTCTGGCACCGGTGACTTTGCTAAGCGCGAAGGAGAAGAGCTAGAAACAGTATTAGCAGCAGATCAACTCTTAGCGTGCCAAGAAGCCCTAGCCAACAAAGCAATTGTTTATAAAGATGACTATTTGTTTGCTTATTGTAGTAGTAAATTTAATCATAATTCGATGTTATTTGTATCCGGTGTGCCATCGAAACTGACAGATACGCAACGAAATCTAATTGAAATTTTTTCTCAAAATGTGCAGTTGGCATTTGAAAATGTACAATTACATACTGAAGTTGAAGCTACCCAACAAGAACTTGTTTATCGTTTAAGTGAAGCGGTTGAACAACGCTCATGCGAGACGGGTAATCACGTAAAGCGGGTTGCTTATATTTGTTATGAGTTAGCAATAGGATATGGATTATCTGAAGAACAAGCGAATTTAATTCGTTTTGCATCGCCTTTACATGATGTGGGTAAAATAGGTATTCCGGATGCTATTTTAAATAAACCCGGTAAATTAAACAGTGATGAGTGGGAAGTTATGAAAACCCATGCAGGCAAAGGCTACGCCATTTTAAAAGATTCACCGCGTAAAATAGTCAGTGCAGGGGCCTTAATTGCACAGCAACATCACGAAAAATGGGATGGGTCTGGTTACCCTTGCGGCTTAAAAGGCGAGAGTATCGATATTTTTGCTCGCATAGTGGCATTGGCCGATGTGTATGATGCACTGCGTCATAAACGGTGTTATAAAGGTGCGTGGACACTTGAAGAAGCCGTTGCTGAGATCAATGCAAACAAAGGTACGCATTTTGATCCTAAACTTGTTGATGTATTCAATGATAAACTTGAAGAACTTGAAGCGGTAATTTTACGCTTTCCTGATAAAACACATAACTAA
- the prmC gene encoding peptide chain release factor N(5)-glutamine methyltransferase: MTPSVENAIATGANLLASSSDSAKLDAQVLLLNILQKPRSYLFTWPEKQLTDEQYQAFQRACERRLQGEPVSHITGCREFWSLQLEVNPTTLIPRPDTETLVELALECEVPKNAKVLDLGTGTGAIALALGSEMPSWDIIAVDRIDDAVALAKRNQQRLAINNVTVEQSNWFSALKSKKFDLIVTNPPYIEHDDVHLHQGDVRFEPLSALVADDAGLADIKQIITQSRDYLHSNGYLLIEHGFEQSAAVRHIFNQMAFINVSTVKDLGNNDRVTFGQWP; this comes from the coding sequence GTGACCCCTTCTGTTGAAAACGCTATTGCTACAGGTGCTAATTTATTAGCATCAAGTAGTGATAGCGCAAAGTTAGATGCACAAGTTTTACTGCTCAATATTTTACAAAAGCCACGAAGTTATTTATTTACTTGGCCTGAAAAACAGCTCACAGATGAGCAGTATCAGGCATTTCAACGTGCCTGTGAACGTCGCTTACAAGGCGAACCTGTTTCGCATATTACCGGCTGTCGTGAATTTTGGAGTTTGCAGCTTGAAGTGAACCCAACAACACTTATCCCTCGACCTGATACAGAAACCTTAGTTGAACTTGCGCTTGAGTGCGAAGTGCCTAAAAACGCGAAAGTACTTGATTTAGGCACTGGCACAGGGGCAATAGCATTGGCGCTTGGAAGCGAAATGCCCTCATGGGATATTATTGCTGTTGATCGTATTGATGATGCGGTAGCGTTGGCAAAGCGCAACCAACAGCGATTAGCTATTAATAATGTGACTGTTGAGCAGAGTAACTGGTTTAGTGCGTTAAAAAGCAAGAAATTTGATCTAATTGTAACCAATCCACCCTATATAGAACATGACGATGTACACTTGCATCAAGGCGATGTTCGCTTTGAACCTTTGTCTGCATTAGTTGCGGATGATGCAGGATTAGCTGATATTAAACAAATAATTACACAATCACGTGACTATTTACATTCTAATGGCTATCTTTTAATTGAACACGGATTTGAGCAAAGTGCAGCTGTACGTCATATTTTCAATCAAATGGCGTTTATAAATGTAAGCACAGTGAAAGATCTTGGTAATAATGACCGCGTAACGTTCGGACAATGGCCTTAA
- the prfA gene encoding peptide chain release factor 1, translated as MKESVYRKLETLVERYEEVQALLSDPSVISDQNRFRALSKEYSELEEVVKTFLAYQQAQEDLSSSEEMLKDSDPEMREMAQEEYKEAKAQISTLEDDIQVLMLPKDPKDNNNVFLEVRAGTGGDEAAIFAGDLFRMYSRYAETKKWKVEVVTTNEGEHGGYKEVIANISGEGVYGQLKFESGVHRVQRVPETESQGRVHTSACTVAVMAEVPEAEAIEINTADIKVDTFRASGAGGQHVNKTDSAIRITHLPTGVVVECQDERSQHKNRAKAMSVLAARLQQAEDEKRHAAEASERRNLVGSGDRSERIRTYNYPQGRITDHRINLTLYRLNEVVAGDLGAVVEPLMQEHQADLLAAMGDD; from the coding sequence GCTTTCGTGCTCTTTCAAAAGAATACTCTGAGCTTGAAGAGGTGGTAAAAACATTTTTAGCTTACCAGCAAGCACAAGAAGACTTGAGCAGCTCTGAAGAAATGCTTAAAGATTCAGACCCTGAAATGCGCGAAATGGCACAAGAAGAATATAAAGAAGCAAAAGCACAGATTTCGACTTTAGAAGACGACATTCAAGTTTTAATGTTACCTAAAGATCCAAAAGACAATAATAACGTGTTTTTAGAGGTTCGTGCAGGAACAGGGGGCGATGAAGCGGCTATTTTTGCTGGCGACTTATTCAGAATGTACAGCCGTTACGCAGAAACAAAAAAATGGAAAGTAGAAGTTGTTACCACCAACGAAGGTGAGCACGGTGGTTATAAGGAAGTAATTGCTAACATCAGCGGTGAAGGTGTTTACGGACAATTAAAATTTGAATCAGGCGTTCACCGTGTACAACGTGTCCCTGAAACTGAGTCTCAAGGCCGTGTACATACCTCAGCATGTACTGTAGCTGTTATGGCTGAAGTACCAGAAGCAGAAGCCATCGAAATCAATACTGCCGATATTAAAGTTGATACTTTTAGAGCGTCGGGAGCGGGTGGTCAGCACGTAAATAAAACCGACTCTGCCATTCGTATTACCCATTTACCTACGGGTGTGGTGGTTGAGTGTCAAGATGAGCGCTCTCAGCATAAAAACCGTGCTAAAGCGATGTCGGTATTGGCTGCGCGCCTTCAGCAAGCTGAAGATGAAAAGCGTCATGCTGCTGAAGCATCAGAACGTCGTAACTTAGTTGGTAGCGGCGATCGTTCTGAGCGTATTCGTACATACAACTATCCACAAGGTCGTATTACCGATCACCGTATTAACTTAACGCTTTATCGTCTTAATGAAGTGGTAGCAGGTGATTTAGGCGCCGTTGTTGAGCCACTAATGCAAGAGCATCAAGCCGATTTACTTGCTGCAATGGGCGACGATTAA